A stretch of the Malus sylvestris chromosome 10, drMalSylv7.2, whole genome shotgun sequence genome encodes the following:
- the LOC126584193 gene encoding GEM-like protein 4, translating to MEKDLQQPMRLGPKITETVKGKLRLGAKIVKVGGTLEVFKHAFSTNAGEKLLKASHCYLSTTVGPMADLIFISTDKIAFCNERSIKLPSLDLDRQQLVIRVHYKVVIPVKKIKAINQSENRKKSSQKYVEIVTVDDFDFWFMGILNYHKHALNLHRHGQIRHHIFAALHRSSSVVQVFGLHI from the exons ATGGAAAAAGATCTGCAACAACCCA TGAGACTAGGGCCCAAGATCACAGAGACAGTGAAGGGGAAGCTGAGGTTGGGGGCTAAGATTGTAAAAGTAGGAGGGACGTTAGAGGTGTTCAAGCACGCATTCAGCACTAACGCAGGAGAGAAGCTGCTCAAGGCATCCCATTGTTATCTATCGACCACGGTGGGTCCTATGGCAGACCTCATCTTCATCTCGACCGACAAGATTGCATTTTGCAACGAGAGATCGATCAAACTTCCATCGTTAGATTTGGACAGACAACAGTTGGTCATCAGAGTCCATTACAAGGTGGTGATCCCAGTGAAGAAGATCAAGGCGATCAACCAGAGCGAGAACAGGAAGAAGTCGTCGCAAAAATACGTAGAAATAGTTACTGTGGATGATTTTGACTTCTGGTTTATGGGGATCTTGAATTACCATAAACATGCACTGAATCTCCATCGCCATGGTCAGATCCGCCACCACATATTCGCTGCTCTTCATAGATCGAGCTCAGTCGTGCAAGTTTTCGGTCTCCATATTTGA
- the LOC126584984 gene encoding uncharacterized protein LOC126584984, with amino-acid sequence MAAAAAAVGAPTCHPLHLLLHRPPPPSSSSFSLFLKPLLTSTTTVTTTTTTTTITIPFSHLPRRSLISHSLPSFSSRSLFFCHSPTATHSPPPKASLQEEEKTQQLEIPEDNDNGEEIEIEMENSDNKGDSQVSSESSPALKRDGVKPPTLTVKEKKELASYAHSLGKKLKSQLVGKSGVTASVAASFIENLESNELLKVKIHGTCPGELEDAVTQLEESTGSVVVGQIGRTVILYRPSITKLKAEEKRQQSRKIFMRRKTYSRPTAMEFQKKGERPRMNGRDSRGRTRV; translated from the exons ATggcggcagcagcagcagcagtagGAGCTCCAACCTGTCACCcgctccacctcctcctccaccgcccaccaccaccatcatcttcttccttctccctttTCCTCAAACCCCTTCtcacctccaccaccaccgtcaccaccaccaccaccaccaccaccatcaccattccATTCTCGCACCTCCCACGCCGCTCACTTATCTCCCATTCCCTTCCTTCCTTCtcctctcgatctctcttcttctGCCACTCTCCCACCGCTACCCACTCTCCTCCCCCCAAAGCCTCtttacaagaagaagaaaaaacccaacaacTCGAAATTCCAGAAGATAATGATAATGGTGAAGAAATTGAGATCGAAATGGAGAACTCGGATAATAAAGGGGATAGCCAAGTGAGTTCGGAGTCTTCACCTGCTCTAAAGAGAGATGGGGTGAAGCCGCCGACGCTGACGgtgaaagaaaagaaggaaCTTGCGTCTTATGCTCACAGCTTGGGGAAGAAGCTCAAGTCTCAGTTGGTGGGGAAGTCCGGCGTCACAGCTAGCGTCGCCGCTTCTTTTATAGAGAACCTTGAATCCAATGAGCTTCTCAAG GTGAAAATACACGGGACATGTCCTGGTGAGCTAGAGGATGCCGTTACACAATTAGAGGAATCAACTGGTTCAGTTGTTGTTGGCCAAATTGGTAGAACAGTGATTCTTTACAGGCCCAGCATCACCAAGTTGAAAGCAGAGGAGAAAAGGCAGCAGTCGCGAAAGATATTCATGAGACGAAAGACATATTCGAGACCCACAGCAATGGAATTTCAGAAAAAAGGAGAAAGACCAAGAATGAATGGGCGTGACAGCCGAGGGAGAACCAGGGTCTAA
- the LOC126584981 gene encoding uncharacterized protein LOC126584981, producing MERFFKKISVPPPSPIIEKNNDTRGHDSAEFILSNLPSDPGKRIRILDYNPNIRDQVRRAYVLAGPQQPKTHNFPYKKYGDTQRRFNPAWFDDFPTWLEYSVEKDAAFCLCCYLFKPNIGEQAGGDFFVGEGFSNWKKKERLLTHIGGVNSAHNQAWSNFEALRSQKQHIQSFFSKTHDEARIQYRARLNASIDCCRFLLRQGLAFRGNDESEHSSNHGNFLELLQFIADHNEDVKAVTLKNAPENHKLTSPDIQKDIVNACATETIKAIIEDVGTSLFSILIDESRDVSTKEQMAIVLRYVDKNGHVVERFIGIEHVTSTAALSLKETIDGVFSRHKLSMSRLRGQGYDGASNMQGEFNGLKALIMKESGCAYYIHCFAHQLQLALVAVAKKNIQIESLFSIVTILVNVVGASSKRCDLLREKQSIAVIEALNSGEFTSGKGKNQETTLKRAGETRWGSHLGTLVSIMTMFSSILDVLEVIADDGVSSQQRCEANNLLDSMQSFDFVFNLHLMKDILGITNELSQALQRKDQDIVNAMKLVGVCKQRLEIMRKNGWDSLLNEVSEFCLKHDIDVPNMDDMFLSRRRGQRKAKAVTNMHHYCVGIFYVVLDWQLQELNNRFNETNTELLLCLACLCPADSFSAFDSQKLLRLAQFYPKDFSMNELVILKIQLETYIVDMRSSIEFSGLKEIGDLAKKMVQCKKHKVYSLVYLLVTLALTLPVATATVERAFSAMKILKNRLRNRMGDQWMNDNMVIFIEREIFDGIGNDVVMQRFQNMKTRRGIL from the coding sequence ATGGAgaggtttttcaaaaaaatatcaGTGCCGCCACCATCCCCAATTATTGAGAAAAATAATGATACTCGGGGACATGATAGTGCAGAATTTATTTTATCAAATCTTCCATCAGATCCTGGTAAGAGAATTCGAATTTTGGATTACAATCCTAATATTCGAGATCAAGTACGAAGAGCGTATGTACTAGCTGGTCCTCAACAAcctaaaacccataattttccTTACAAGAAATATGGAGACACGCAAAGACGATTCAACCCTGCTTGGTTTGATGATTTTCCTACTTGGTTGGAATATAGTGTAGAAAAAGATGCTGCCTTTTGTCTGTGTTGCTACCtttttaaaccaaacattggaGAACAAGCAGGTGGTGATTTCTTTGTTGGCGAAGGATTTTCTAactggaagaagaaagaaagacttCTAACTCATATTGGAGGCGTCAATAGTGCACACAATCAAGCGTGGAGTAATTTTGAAGCTTTAAGGAGTCAAAAGCAACATATCCAGTCTTTTTTCTCTAAAACTCATGATGAAGCTCGAATTCAATATAGAGCTCGGTTGAATGCATCAATTGATTGTTGTCGATTTCTTTTGAGACAAGGGCTTGCATTTCGTGGTAATGATGAATCTGAACATTCAAGCAACCATGGAAACTTTCTTGAGCTTCTACAGTTTATTGCTGACCACAATGAGGATGTGAAAGCCGTTACTTTGAAAAATGCTCCGGAGAATCACAAATTGACATCACCAGATATTCAAAAAGACATTGTAAATGCTTGTGCAACTGAGACGATCAAGGCTATTATTGAAGACGTTGGCACTTCGTTGTTCTCTATTTTGATTGATGAATCTCGTGACGTATCAACGAAGGAACAAATGGCTATTGTATTGCGTTATGTGGACAAGAATGGGCATGTCGTTGAGCGTTTTATTGGCATTGAGCATGTTACTAGTACCGCTGCTCTCTCACTCAAGGAAACCATTGATGGGGTATTTTCTAGGCATAAATTGAGCATGTCTAGGTTGCGTGGGCAAGGTTACGATGGGGCCAGCAATATGCAAGGTGAGTTCAATGGTCTTAAAGCTCTTATTATGAAAGAAAGTGGTTGTGCCTATTATATTCATTGCTTTGCACATCAACTTCAATTAGCTCTTGTAGCTGTGGCAAAGAAGAACATTCAAATTGAGTCTCTTTTTAGTATAGTTACTATTTTGGTAAATGTTGTTGGAGCTTCATCGAAGCGTTGTGATCTTCTTCGGGAGAAGCAATCTATTGCAGTTATTGAAGCACTAAACAGTGGTGAgtttacaagtgggaaaggcaAAAATCAAGAAACTACTTTGAAACGTGCTGGAGAAACACGTTGGGGTTCACACTTGGGTACTTTAGTAAGTATAATGACTATGTTTTCATCCATACTTGATGTACTTGAAGTAATAGCAGATGATGGAGTAAGCTCTCAACAAAGATGTGAAGCGAATAATTTATTGGATTCCATGCAATCAtttgattttgtgtttaatCTACACTTGATGAAAGATATACTTGGAATAACCAATGAATtgtcacaagcattgcaaaggaAGGATCAAGATATTGTAAATGCTATGAAGTTGGTTGGAGTTTGTAAGCAAAGGTTGGAGATAATGAGGAAAAATGGTTGGGATTCTTTACTCAATGAAGTCTCAGAATTTTGTcttaaacatgatattgatgtGCCTAATATGGATGATATGTTTCTTTCTCGAAGGCGAGGGCAACGAAAAGCAAAAGCAGTCACAAATATGCATCACTATTGTGTTGGgatattttatgttgttttggaTTGGCAGCTTCAAGAACTAAATAATCGTTTCAATGAGACCAACACTGAGTTACTTCTTTGTTTGGCATGTTTATGTCCAGCCGACTCCTTCTCTGCTTTTGATAGCCAAAAGCTATTGCGTCTTGCCCAATTTTATCCTAAAGACTTCTCTATGAATGAGCTGGTGATACTTAAGATTCAACTTGAGACTTACATTGTGGATATGCGGTCTAGCATtgagttttcaggtttaaaaGAGATTGGagatcttgcaaaaaaaatggtTCAATGCAAGAAACACAAGGTGTATTCGCTGGTTTACTTGCTTGTGACATTAGCACTAACTCTTCCAGTTGCTACTGCAACCGTTGAAAGAGCATTTTCGGCCATGAAAATTCTGAAGAATCGATTGAGAAATCGGATGGgagatcaatggatgaatgataacatggttatttttatagagagagagatatttgaTGGTATTGGTAATGATGTTGTCATGCAACGCTTTCAGAACATGAAAACGCGTCGAGGGATATTGTAA